ACTGGGACAGTCTGGTAAATATGATACGCCGGAAGCCCCACGCTGTCCTCCGCCAGAATCGTCATTCGTCCTTTGTAAGAGTTTGAGGCTTGTTTACATAATTTAATATAGTTGAGTTTATTTCCACCAACCTACTTAAAGATGAAAACGCTAAGAAATATTGTTAGTCAACCCACATAAGCCAGCATAACCAATCCCAATCGCATCCACTGAATCATCAACGGGAAGATTCTCTAAATCAAACAGCGCACTCAAGATTTCAGCGACTTCACCTTTAGACGCTCGCCCATCGCCCAGATGGGCTTTCCAACTCGATTGATGCAGCAAAACTGGAATAATCTCAGCTTCCCGATAGCAAACCAAGTTGATAATTCCAACCGCCTGTAAAACTCCCCCGGCTGCCTTGATTTGTCGGGAAAAAAAGGGCATTTCTAATGCCGCCTTAGTAGGTTCAAACTCTTCCATCAATGTGACCAAATCCTCCTCCAATTCAGCTAAGCGTTCCGGAGTTGATAAGGTTTTCTCTGTTTCAATTGTTCCGTAGTCAATCAGACAGACCGTCCCGTTACTGTCTGTTGTTAAAATTGACCAGCCGACGGTAGCTAGTCCAGGGTCAATACCAAGCCAGGTATCTTCTGCATTCATAGGAGTTGAGATTTCAGCCATTTTTGCTTATTATACTTCTCCTAGGGTGACATAAGAACGATACTACTACTAATTCATGTCTCATTTACCGGGTTATAATCTGAAACAATAATGTTGTTTTTATTTTTAACAACTTGCCAGTACCAAGTGCGGATGCAATATCGGATATGCTTTTGCAGCGATTGTGTAATCGAAGTCTTTTGAGCATAGCACCAGTTCCAGCGCTCAGCATCTTCTTCCGGTGTCATGAATGAGCGCGTACAGAAACCACTGAACAATTGCCTAGCACTGTCCGAAAAAGGCTGATTCATTAACTGCACATAGCGTTCTACGGTGAGCAGTTCCAGTCCAATAGCTATTGCTGCATTGTTGCGTCCAGAGCCTTTTGGGACACCGGAATCAAGGAGCGATCGCACTTTTATTCGGCAGCAGTAGTATAGAGGTATTGCTAGGGGAATAGGAAGCGGAATTTGATTGAAATGTTGGATGGTTAAAGGGTTAGGAAAGTCTATAGGTTTAGGAATCGGTGAAGTTTTAGGTAAAACCACAAGAGGAGATGAGTTCGTACAGGATTGAAATTGAGGTACAGCATTTCGTAGCCTTTCGTAACCATAAACCCTTCCCGTTTCTGTAATAATTTGCGACAAATTGCATAGCCAATCCGAATTTCCCCAAGCCTTGGGTAAAATGTGCCAAGTGCCAGCTAACCGCATGAGACGGGCGGGATTTTTGAGGCTGCGGTCAGCATCTGCGTATTCTAGTAAATCACGCTGAAGATGACACCATTGCTCAACTCCAATTGGTTCATCAAACACCCAATAGGAGTGAATTGACCGACCTCCTGTATCCACCTGAAACGTTGGTGCAGGAAGTTCTAGTTCCTGCCACAAATTCACCTGCTTTAATTTATCTAGGTAGTCGTGTTCATAGAATACAGCGCGACCCTGTGAGATATCCTTATTCTTATATCCACCACCATTAACCACCAGATAGACTCCGCGACCATAAGATTGATAAGTTTCGATAGCCGCCCAGCTTAATCGATTCAGTTTACAACCTTTGTCTAGACGTTTGCGAGAATCCTGGGAATGAAATAAGCAGGTGAGGTTGAGTTTATCGGTTGGTTGATAAGAGAGAAACTCTAAGTGTTTTAACACTTGATAGCAGTCAGGTTGAGGAAAAGTCATCTTAGGCGTCGCTTTATTTATGAAGGGCTTTAATTGCCGTCAGAGCCAACCTATTAAGTTTGGCGATTATTAAAATTTTTGACGATAGCCAGAGCCTCTGTGTGACAGTCTTGCCAGAGGTGAAACGGAAAAGTAATCTCTTGAAGTCCTTGTGAATGGGTCGCAACTAAAATTGATATTTTTTGCACTTGAGAGTTGGGATAGTTGATATCAAGTACCAACTTATACAGCCACGTTTGAAGAAGGGCGCGGCGAAAAATAGGAGTTGTCCATTCCCAGGTTGGTAGAGATGGACAATTTACCCCTTTCATTTTCCGTTTCCACAGAGGCCAGACACCTTGATAACCTCGGTTGCCAATCGGGTAGCCATCGAAGGTTTTGAATTCCAAAAGCCAGCGCTCTCCCGTTTCTAATTCAATGACAGCATCTGGTGTACCGGCAAAAAAAAGTGGACGGTGAGCAATGGTTTTTTCGAGGGCAATAATGTGGTACGGTGGTAGAGTTTGCAAGTAGGGAGAGAGAGCTTCCCAATACTCCCTGATTTCATCATTAATTTCAGGAAAAGCATTTCCCTGGAGAAAGTCTTGAGCCGCTGCGTGCAATGTCGTTCCTTCAAAAGCCCGTTGTTGGCGTCGTTGAGACCAAGCACCTTCCCCATGGATTAAGTCGTATTGTTTCTGTTTTTTTTCCCAGTTAGTCGGAAAGGCTGTATCAATAATTTCTGTAACGCTGGGGTAGAGTATTCCATCAACGTCTCGCATTTTTTGTATTCCTTTGTATGAGACAATAGGGCAGGAGGTAACTTAATCGACTAACCTTCTGCCCAGAAGTCGGCTTCAAGCCGTTTGCGGTAAAGCTGGTTGGTTGGAGGGACTTCCCGCTAGAGCCATTAAAGCTTTCTCCGCCGCTTTTTCTGTGACCTCATGGATGAGTAAGTCAGTGTGCTTTTGTCCGATGATTTGAGCCACTTCAATAGCATCCTGTTCGAGTTCCGTTTCGGGTTGACGGACGTTCCACGTTAAATGAAAATAGGGTTTAATTCCTTTGTCACACTTGACAATTTCTGTGGTATAAATTTGGGAGACAATGGTTTGGCTAATCTGGGTTTTGATATAATCCTTAGCACTGGCATATTGTTTAGAGAGTTGAGCCTTATTTCCTTCCCAGTTTAAAAAGGCTTCCTGTTCAATTGGGCGGATGAGAATGGAAAACTCATCCATTGAATGACCCCGCATTAAAAAGTGGGACACGATTTGCGGTCGCATTTTACCGGGATTTTCTTGTTTAGTTTTATTGTCATATATCCAGCTTTTTAAGGGAATGAACCAAATTTCCTGAAACAGTTCATTACAATAAAATTCGCCCAAGGTTAAATGACGCCGAGCTTTGTAGCCTTGTCGCATTGGATAGATGATCACGAGTTCGACTTTATGAGCCACGATTGCGGCTTGAAATGAACCATCTTGGTAGGCTTCAGTTAAATCTGCTCCGAATAGCGTGTCTACAAAAGCGCCACCATCGCAACGGAGGTAGTAGTCTTGGCTAATAGTACCCAGGAGGGCGCTGTAATTTCTAGAGCTAGAGGTGATAATTTCCATGAGAACTCAAGAGTCAAGTTTTTGCGTTGTTTTGGAGCAGTCGCACTTTTTTCCGAAGGGAGAAGATAAAAAATGTTCTTGTTGAAGATTCGCTTTTGCCCGAATAGGGATAGAATTAGGTTGATTTTTGTAATGCTGGAATTGCCTCGTCATTCCACTCTACGTAGAAGTGATTGCCAATCTGAATATCTTGACCCTGCCTAATGTTGACGTTATACTTGTCTAGTTGTCGGGCAATCTGGTGTTGTCGTAGCCTCTCTTGGTCAGCATCGCCCATACTCAACAACTGACGCATCAGTTTGAAATCCCAAGGAGATGCTGGAGATGAGTGATGAGCTATCCCCTCCCAACCTACAAGAGGCAGAGGCTCTATTATCTGACCTGTTTCAAGAGGTTCAAAGGTGGGAAGGAACTTTAGCGGGTGGAACAAAACTGGGCGTGGGGGTCTAACTACAAATTCTATCTTGTAGTTCAATACACTGATAAACATAAAGTTTAAGGCTAGGAAAAGTTTCAATGCCCAAAGTTTTTATCATTCCGCACTATCACTATAAAAATCAATTTTCTAAATTTTTAAGTAAGGCAAATCAAACTCAGGAAAGTTTTGAATTCTATCTTTTGCCTCCAGAGACTGAGAATGAGACACCACTAAGAAAAACTGTTGCTGATTATACAGAAATTCTAGCCTTTCTAGATAATCAAAAGAAACGGATGGGATTAAGTTTAGAAGATCTTCTTATAGCTTTCTACGATGGTGTAATCACTGCATCAGAACACGGTCTTACCAATCTATTTATTGCTGGAGCTAATCGAGAAGATCCTTATCCTTGCACTGCTGCGGTTTCTTTAAAATTTATTTCATGGGGTATCCTTGAGCAAAAATATGACTATTCACTCCAGCGTCATGCTTTATTTCATCTTGTCATGTGTACTTTAATTGGTGCCTATACAAAAGTTGCTGCCCATCAACAAACTTACGGGTGTCTTCTTGATTTCAACAACCAACTGGTTGATTTCAATCGTAAGCTTCAGATGGGTTATTATTTATGCTCAAACAACCAAAGTGATTGCTATGCTGCTATGCAGTCTGAGCGTTATGGCAAGTCAATCATTAGACTAGGTGAAGTTCTAAGAGATGATGTTGATAAGGAAGAGGTTATAAAAATTATTCAGAATATACAGCAGATAATGACTTCAAATGAGCTAGGCAACATTCTGGATCGCATAGTCAATGGTCAGCATACTGAAGCTGACATCGCTACCTTGCATCGGTTACTGAGTGAAGGGAAGCACGAGCGTCTGTTGCAAGTGGGGAAATACCACGTCAACATTGGTCAGGGACAAGATATCAAGGTTGGCGATCGCGTTTACCAAGGACTCGATGCAGAAGCTGTTCGAGAAGTAGTTCGTGCTGTACTTCAAGGTTATAACGCCAGCGACATTCGCGGAATTGTGCGCTCTGTTCTCAAAGAAGATTTTCCCAACATGGCTCAACCTGACCACTCTCAAAGTAGCTTACAGAAAACGATTTTAGTCCTCGCCTCCAGCCCCAAAAATGAAGCGAGACTGCGCTTAGATCAAGAAGTGCGGGAAATTGATGAAGGGTTGCGACGGTCACAGCAACGAGACAAGTTTACTCTACAGCAACGCTGGGCGGTTCGTCCTGATGATTTGCGCCGTGCCTTGTTAGATTTGAATCCTCAGATTGTTCACTTTTGCGGACATGGTTCGGGGGAAGATGGTTTAGTTTTAGAAGATAATGCTGGGTTAGCACAACTTGTACCCACTCAAGCCTTGGCAAATTTATTCAAACGATTTGCGACGCGAGGACTCGAATGTGTGGTTCTTAATGCTTGCTATGCAGAGGTTCAAGCTAACGCGATCGCCGAACATATTGATTATGTTGTCGGGATGAATAGTTCGATTGGAGATAAGGCAGCGATTAAGTTTGCAGTTGGTTTCTATGATGAACTGGGGGCAGGTTACTCGTATGAAGATGCTTATCACGGTGGTTGTGACGCGATCGCGCTGCAAGGAATTCCCGAAGAACATATCCCAGTCTTGAAACAGCTAAAAAAAAAGTCCAATTAGAGCCAGCCAATCGAGTTGATGAACTGGTTCAACAAGTGCGATCGCGCCTCCACGATGACATCCAATCTTTACATGGCACGATGCCGCTTTGGGGTGTGGATCGTTGGGTGCCGTTGGGTGAGTTGTTTGTGGATGTCAATATTCTGGAGGAGTTGAGCAGTAGTCGTCGCTCGGAACTGGATGACCTGTGGCAGAATTTCAGCCACAATCCCAGCTATCGCAGTTTAGATCGCATTGGCTTGGGCAAAGAGCGGCAACGGGTGTCAGGGTTGGAGGTGTTGGCGAGGAATACGAACCTGATGGTAGTGGGTAAACCGGGTTCGGGGAAGACGACGTATTTGCAGCGAGTGGTGACGGAGTGTAATGCGGGAAATTTACAAGCGCACCGGATTCCCGTGTTGATTAAACTGCGAGAGTTTGTGGAGGATGGGCGTGAGGTTGCCTATTCGCTGGAGCGTTATCTAGAGCGGTGCTGGCGGTTATCGGATGCCGAAACTCAGTTGGTACTCGATCGAGGTCGGGCGTTGGTGCTGCTGGATGGGTTGGATGAGGTGACGGGGGAGGATGGGAAGAACATCACGAAGCAAATCAAGCGGTTTGCTCGTGCCTATCCGCAGGTGCAGGTGATTGTGACGTGTCGGACGCAAAGC
The nucleotide sequence above comes from Coleofasciculus chthonoplastes PCC 7420. Encoded proteins:
- a CDS encoding crossover junction endodeoxyribonuclease RuvC; the encoded protein is MAEISTPMNAEDTWLGIDPGLATVGWSILTTDSNGTVCLIDYGTIETEKTLSTPERLAELEEDLVTLMEEFEPTKAALEMPFFSRQIKAAGGVLQAVGIINLVCYREAEIIPVLLHQSSWKAHLGDGRASKGEVAEILSALFDLENLPVDDSVDAIGIGYAGLCGLTNNIS
- a CDS encoding CHAT domain-containing protein; this translates as MPKVFIIPHYHYKNQFSKFLSKANQTQESFEFYLLPPETENETPLRKTVADYTEILAFLDNQKKRMGLSLEDLLIAFYDGVITASEHGLTNLFIAGANREDPYPCTAAVSLKFISWGILEQKYDYSLQRHALFHLVMCTLIGAYTKVAAHQQTYGCLLDFNNQLVDFNRKLQMGYYLCSNNQSDCYAAMQSERYGKSIIRLGEVLRDDVDKEEVIKIIQNIQQIMTSNELGNILDRIVNGQHTEADIATLHRLLSEGKHERLLQVGKYHVNIGQGQDIKVGDRVYQGLDAEAVREVVRAVLQGYNASDIRGIVRSVLKEDFPNMAQPDHSQSSLQKTILVLASSPKNEARLRLDQEVREIDEGLRRSQQRDKFTLQQRWAVRPDDLRRALLDLNPQIVHFCGHGSGEDGLVLEDNAGLAQLVPTQALANLFKRFATRGLECVVLNACYAEVQANAIAEHIDYVVGMNSSIGDKAAIKFAVGFYDELGAGYSYEDAYHGGCDAIALQGIPEEHIPVLKQLKKKSN